Proteins encoded within one genomic window of Leptospiraceae bacterium:
- a CDS encoding sigma-70 family RNA polymerase sigma factor produces MTLREKEKILLQKIKAGDKYAYMELVTPFRERLFRKAKSMVKDDDDADDIVQDALIAGYKSIVNFRAEAGVYTWLYRIVINKSKDLLTKRKRMVEKSIDDNEQQFVDERPGFEKKLELSDESAYLIKKINQLEGIYKEVIDLRYFEEMSYSDIAELLECNVGTVKSRLFKAKEILKHMILQDEKREVKIGINQIY; encoded by the coding sequence ATGACTCTAAGAGAAAAAGAAAAAATCTTACTTCAAAAAATAAAGGCAGGAGATAAATACGCCTACATGGAATTAGTCACACCTTTTCGGGAGAGACTTTTTCGCAAAGCCAAGTCCATGGTGAAGGATGATGATGATGCAGATGATATAGTACAGGATGCGTTAATCGCAGGATATAAATCAATCGTAAATTTTAGAGCAGAGGCTGGAGTTTACACATGGCTCTATCGAATTGTGATAAATAAGTCAAAAGATCTCTTGACAAAAAGAAAAAGAATGGTAGAAAAATCAATCGATGACAATGAACAACAATTTGTAGATGAAAGGCCTGGTTTTGAAAAAAAATTAGAACTCTCAGACGAATCTGCCTATCTAATAAAAAAGATCAATCAGTTAGAGGGCATTTACAAAGAGGTCATTGACTTACGATACTTCGAAGAAATGTCTTATTCGGACATAGCAGAGCTTTTAGAATGTAACGTGGGTACAGTAAAGAGCCGACTCTTTAAGGCAAAGGAAATTTTAAAACATATGATATTGCAAGACGAGAAACGAGAGGTTAAAATTGGTATAAATCAAATTTATTAA